In Gigantopelta aegis isolate Gae_Host chromosome 14, Gae_host_genome, whole genome shotgun sequence, the following proteins share a genomic window:
- the LOC121388638 gene encoding uncharacterized protein LOC121388638, translated as MGIKKKKGGKKKKASKASGSEKHEDTPRAADQDTLMSMSQGTSMAASPSGKDKKKGKKKKLKKDEKVQEKLEKAIRKLKENPVYFHSFLGRMDRWLVGVAPTVVEIFKQLDQDGEGVVSYDDFKAGMCDLNVPLNKIELHLFTTLLDKDNAGEVCYMDLTKGLQYTKEIEDVELDGLEQEDTLILTERNFETCSHCKMLIDGPYKEKNPKFILLTLRLVTFDNMKNHPGHITVLVHTHIPVFGLIQIIVQQTSILSNKLAVFSDKTRSKDCRLPPENTLEEYGFRGGRREDPEEALLYYDYTVEFNDCPLLLCDHYFGQNVKV; from the exons ATGGgcataaagaagaagaaaggggGCAAAAA gaaGAAGGCGTCAAAAGCTTCTGGCTCCGAGAAACATGAAGACACGCCGAGAGCTGCCGACCAGGACACCCTCATGTCCATGTCCCAGGGGACCAGCATGGCGGCGTCACCCTCGGGCAAAGACAAGAAGAAAGGCAAGAAGAAAAAACTCAAAAAAGATGAAAAGGTCCAG GAAAAACTAGAAAAAGCTATTCGAAAACTAAAGGAAAACCCCGTGTACTTCCACAGTTTCTTGGGTCGGATGGACCGATGGCTTGTGGGAGTTGCGCCGACAGTAGTGGAAATCTTTAAACAGCTGGATCAAGACGGAGAAGGTGTCGTGTCATATGATGACTTTAAAGCAG GAATGTGCGATTTAAATGTTCCACTCAACAAGATAGAACTACATCTGTTTACCACTCTACTGGACAAAGATAACGCGGGGGAAGTCTGCTACATGGACCTTACAAAAGGCCTGCAATATACCAA AGAGATTGAGGACGTGGAGTTGGATGGGTTAGAACAAGAGGACACGCTGATTCTCACAGAACGCAACTTTGAGACTTGTTCTCACTGTAAGATGCTGATCGATGGACCATACAAAGAGAAAAACCCAAA atttattttattaacattacgACTGGTGACATTCGACAACATGAAGAACCACCCGGGCCACATCACTGTGCTCGTGCACACCCACATCCCCGTGTTTGGACTCATCCAGATCATCGTGCAGCAGACGAGCATTCTCTCCAATAAACTGGCGGTATTTTCCGACAAAACCCGAAGCAAAGATTGTCGGCTGCCGCCGGAAAATACTCTTGAAGAGTACGGTTTTCGTGGCGGCCGGCGCGAAGATCCGGAGGAAGCCCTTCTATATTATGACTATACTGTTGAGTTCAATGACTGTCCCCTGTTGCTTTGTGATCATTACTTTGGGCAGAACGTCAAAGTGTGA